The Fragaria vesca subsp. vesca linkage group LG2, FraVesHawaii_1.0, whole genome shotgun sequence genome includes a window with the following:
- the LOC101295394 gene encoding sugar transporter ERD6-like 7-like, with product MAIKEDVENVVQENIREPLMRGGREGSGRGGSKEDQGMVYLSTFVAVCGSYEFGCCLGYSSPTQSAITEDLNLSTSEYSLFGSILTFGAMIGAITIGPITDFIGRKGALRMSCAFCVVGWLAIYFAEGAWALDIGRLATGYGMGAFSYVVPIFISEIAPKNLRGRLTALTQLMIVSGISVSFIVGLVVSWRALALIGLIPCAVTLFGLFFIPESPRWLANTGRHEDFEVVLQKLRGKEVDVSYEAAEIQNYIATLNSLPRSKLLDLFQKRYLPSVLTAVFLMVFQELGGINGVCFYVSDIFEQAGFSSTVGTIIYAILQVVVTGIGASIMDKAGRKPLILSSASGLLLGCVVTAIAFFLTAQELALTVAPVLAVTGILIFIGAFSIGMGAVPWTIMSEIFPINIKGQAGSLATLVNWFGAWLCSYTFNFLMSWSTYGTFILYAAINALAIVFVIFFVPETKGKTLEEIQAAISKEGSEENIKRRNGQHFCG from the exons ATGGCGATCAAAGAGGATGTGGAGAATGTTGTGCAGGAGAACATAAGGGAGCCACTCATGAGAGGTGGTAGAGAGGGATCTGGTCGTGGAGGCAGCAAAGAGGATCAAGGGATGGTTTACCTGAGCACATTCGTTGCAGTTTGCGGTTCTTACGAATTCGGATGCTGT TTGGGTTACTCATCCCCTACTCAGTCTGCCATCACTGAAGATCTCAATTTATCAACATCAGAG TACTCACTGTTTGGCTCCATTCTCACATTTGGTGCAATGATAGGCGCTATCACAATTGGACCCATCACCGATTTTATTGGTCGAAAAGGG GCCTTGAGAATGTCCTGTGCTTTCTGTGTCGTGGGTTGGCTTGCTATTTACTTTGCTGAG GGTGCTTGGGCTCTTGACATTGGGAGATTGGCAACTGGATATGGAATGGGAGCCTTTTCATATGTT GTACCTATTTTCATTTCTGAAATTGCACCTAAAAATCTTCGAGGAAGACTAACTGCTTTAACTCAG TTGATGATTGTTTCTGGAATTTCTGTTTCTTTCATAGTTGGGCTTGTAGTAAGTTGGAGGGCATTAGCACTAATCG GACTAATTCCGTGTGCTGTGACCCTTTTTGGTCTCTTTTTCATTCCCGAGTCTCCAAGATGGTTG GCAAACACAGGACGCCACGAAGATTTTGAAGTTGTACTGCAGAAACTTCGCGGTAAAGAAGTTGACGTATCTTATGAAGCAGCCGAAATCCAG AATTATATAGCAACTCTTAACAGTCTCCCTAGATCCAAATTGCTAGATTTGTTTCAAAAGAGATACTTGCCTTCTGTCTTG ACAGCAGTTTTCCTGATGGTCTTTCAAGAGCTGGGAGGAATCAACGGTGTCTGTTTCTATGTCAGCGATATTTTTGAGCAAGCAG GATTCTCTTCCACCGTTGGAACTATTATCTACGCTATTCTCCAG GTTGTGGTGACTGGCATTGGTGCATCCATAATGGATAAAGCTGGACGAAAGCCTCTGATTTTG AGTTCTGCATCAGGATTGCTACTTGGCTGTGTGGTGACTGCAATTGCATTCTTTCTCACA GCTCAAGAATTGGCTCTCACTGTTGCTCCTGTACTTGCAGTAACTGGCATACTA ATATTCATAGGAGCCTTTTCAATTGGAATGGGAGCAGTACCTTGGACTATTATGTCTGAG ATATTCCCTATAAATATTAAAGGGCAGGCTGGAAGCTTAGCCACGCTAGTGAACTGGTTTGGTGCATGGTTGTGTTCCTACACTTTCAACTTCCTTATGAGTTGGAGCACCTATG GTACCTTCATTCTGTATGCAGCAATCAATGCTCTAGCTATAGTTTTTGTGATATTCTTTGTACCTGAAACAAAGGGGAAAACTCTGGAAGAAATCCAAGCAGCCATAAGCAAAGAGGGAAGTGAAGAAAACATAAAGAGAAGAAATGGACAGCATTTTTGTGGGTAA